The proteins below are encoded in one region of Sporosarcina sp. FSL K6-1508:
- a CDS encoding tRNA-dihydrouridine synthase, whose protein sequence is MQLLDQTGVDGVMIGRAALGNPWQRENPQYD, encoded by the coding sequence TTGCAACTGTTAGATCAAACAGGCGTCGATGGCGTAATGATTGGACGCGCAGCACTCGGGAATCCGTGGCAACGCGAAAACCCACAATATGATTAA